A DNA window from Deltaproteobacteria bacterium contains the following coding sequences:
- a CDS encoding phospholipid carrier-dependent glycosyltransferase, which produces MPSQRPRAARRRAAPAPAPAARPRRARYLPLLGLFALVVAIYANSLANDFVFDDHTLLDFNPEVNPAIAGAIEQRAIEYRPFRTLSYVLDRQIGGHHPAAYRAGNLVYHALTGGLALAVYRQLGFSPLTALLGAAFFVSHPVQSESVAYVSGRRDVLCGLFVLLAFSFLLRWRAQRRWWQLALAGAALAMGALTKEVAFGFPLLVLAYDVTIAPAQRRPAAPESSRWAGARLALKEQRLVYLLLAGFTAAALAYFAVVGLPSERGWWGGTLATNFLNVALLWVHSAVVLLFPLRLLADYSFEAVPLIHRAAAPLAWAAVAALLALLALAWGQRQRAPRAAFLLFWSGAALLPSSHVFPHHDFWAEHYLYVPLFGFAGLLALAIARVGRQLGAARRSVTLAGALVVTLYGLRTVVRNRDWRDELTLWRVTSAAAPRCARARANHGGALLARTDLDNAEREFRASRAIKPLVSATSGLVMIAHAKGRFAERDRLLRRLETGRNVSYTNLLSLAGWFLINKEYPLALEVAQYAAKRPNADDRAATIEGWASARSGQLDQACALFEQALQRNSGSRDARAGRDYCRQQRALGN; this is translated from the coding sequence TGCCGAGTCAACGTCCACGCGCCGCCCGCCGGCGCGCCGCCCCTGCGCCGGCCCCCGCCGCACGCCCGCGCCGCGCGCGCTACCTGCCGCTGCTCGGGCTCTTTGCTCTGGTAGTCGCGATCTACGCCAACAGCTTGGCGAACGACTTCGTCTTCGACGATCACACGCTGTTGGATTTCAACCCCGAGGTCAATCCGGCCATTGCCGGCGCGATCGAGCAGCGCGCCATCGAGTACCGGCCGTTTCGCACGCTGTCGTACGTGCTCGATCGGCAGATCGGCGGTCACCACCCGGCGGCTTATCGCGCCGGCAATCTGGTGTATCACGCGCTCACCGGCGGCCTGGCGTTGGCGGTCTACCGGCAACTCGGTTTCAGCCCGCTGACCGCGCTGCTCGGGGCAGCGTTCTTCGTCTCACACCCGGTGCAAAGCGAGTCGGTGGCCTACGTCTCCGGGCGGCGCGACGTGCTCTGCGGACTATTCGTACTGCTGGCGTTCAGCTTCCTGCTGCGCTGGCGCGCCCAGCGGCGGTGGTGGCAGCTGGCGCTCGCCGGCGCCGCGCTGGCGATGGGGGCGCTGACCAAGGAAGTGGCCTTCGGCTTCCCGCTATTGGTGCTGGCCTATGACGTCACCATCGCGCCGGCGCAGCGGCGCCCAGCCGCGCCGGAATCATCGCGCTGGGCCGGCGCGCGGCTGGCGTTGAAAGAGCAGCGGCTGGTCTACCTGCTGCTGGCCGGCTTTACCGCTGCCGCACTGGCTTACTTTGCAGTCGTTGGCCTGCCGAGCGAACGCGGCTGGTGGGGCGGTACGTTGGCGACCAACTTCCTCAACGTCGCGCTGCTGTGGGTGCATTCCGCCGTCGTGCTGTTATTCCCGCTGCGGCTGTTGGCCGACTATTCCTTCGAGGCCGTGCCGTTGATTCACCGCGCCGCTGCGCCGCTTGCCTGGGCGGCGGTAGCAGCGCTGCTCGCCTTGCTGGCGCTGGCGTGGGGGCAGCGCCAGCGCGCCCCGCGTGCGGCGTTTCTGCTTTTCTGGAGCGGGGCGGCGCTGCTGCCGAGCTCGCACGTGTTTCCGCACCACGACTTCTGGGCCGAGCACTATCTCTACGTCCCGCTGTTCGGCTTCGCCGGCTTGTTGGCGCTGGCGATCGCGCGGGTGGGCCGCCAACTGGGTGCGGCGCGCCGATCGGTGACGCTCGCCGGCGCACTGGTGGTGACCCTCTACGGCCTGCGCACGGTGGTGCGCAACCGCGACTGGCGCGATGAGCTGACCTTGTGGCGCGTCACTAGTGCGGCTGCACCGCGCTGTGCGCGGGCGCGGGCCAACCACGGCGGGGCGCTGTTGGCCCGCACCGACCTGGATAATGCCGAGCGCGAGTTCCGCGCCTCGCGTGCCATCAAACCCTTGGTTTCCGCCACCTCGGGCTTGGTGATGATCGCTCACGCTAAAGGCCGCTTCGCCGAACGTGACCGGCTGCTGCGCCGGCTGGAGACCGGCCGCAATGTCTCTTACACCAATCTGCTCTCGCTCGCCGGTTGGTTTCTGATCAACAAGGAGTACCCGCTGGCCCTCGAGGTGGCGCAGTATGCCGCTAAGCGGCCGAATGCCGACGACCGGGCCGCAACGATCGAGGGCTGGGCCAGCGCCCGCAGTGGACAACTCGATCAAGCCTGCGCCCTCTTCGAGCAGGCGCTGCAGCGCAACTCCGGCTCGCGCGACGCCCGCGCCGGGCGTGACTATTGCCGCCAGCAGCGCGCGCTCGGGAACTGA
- a CDS encoding MBL fold metallo-hydrolase yields the protein MAVTVHFLGAGDAFSAGGGLHAGYLVRSSAATFLLDCGATALAALKRDRLEAAEIDLILLSHLHGDHFAGLPYLLLEYTYERPRQRPLRIAGPPGTSDRVGALLRATYSEFAQRPLPFALEFTEFTPGVPKVIEGVWVEPLRVPHQERELSLALRLRVDHKVILYSGDTGWTEDLVAWSQGVDLFVCECSFYETRVDFHLDYPRLADNRDRFGARRLILTHLGREVLARRAQLAIEIAHEGLVVEV from the coding sequence ATGGCCGTCACCGTCCACTTCCTCGGTGCCGGCGACGCCTTTTCCGCCGGCGGCGGCCTGCACGCCGGCTACCTGGTCCGCAGCAGTGCGGCCACCTTTCTGCTCGACTGCGGCGCCACCGCGTTGGCGGCGCTGAAGCGGGATCGGCTCGAGGCCGCCGAAATCGACCTGATTCTGCTCAGCCACCTGCACGGCGATCATTTCGCCGGCTTGCCCTACCTGCTGCTCGAATACACTTACGAGCGCCCACGGCAGCGACCGCTGCGCATCGCCGGGCCGCCGGGGACGAGCGATCGCGTCGGCGCCCTGCTGCGGGCAACCTACAGCGAGTTCGCGCAAAGGCCGCTGCCGTTCGCCCTCGAGTTTACGGAATTCACTCCTGGTGTGCCGAAGGTGATCGAGGGGGTGTGGGTTGAGCCATTGCGAGTGCCGCACCAGGAGCGCGAGCTCTCTCTGGCTTTGCGCCTACGGGTGGATCACAAGGTCATTCTCTACTCCGGCGATACCGGCTGGACCGAGGACTTGGTGGCCTGGTCTCAGGGCGTCGATCTGTTCGTTTGCGAGTGTAGCTTCTACGAGACCCGCGTAGATTTCCATCTCGATTACCCGCGCTTGGCGGACAACCGCGACCGTTTCGGCGCGCGCCGCCTGATTCTGACTCACCTCGGCCGCGAGGTGCTGGCACGGCGCGCCCAACTCGCAATCGAGATCGCGCACGAGGGGCTGGTGGTGGAGGTGTAA